From Neomonachus schauinslandi chromosome 4, ASM220157v2, whole genome shotgun sequence:
TACAGGGAGGGCAGTGTGAGGTCCTGGGTGGGTTCAGGGAACAGACTGGGCAAGGGTAGAGGGTAGTATTCCAGAGAAGGGAATGCTCCTGTCTTTTCAGACTGGGCCCCAGGCATATGGCAAAATTAACACTATAAATAGATCTatttggggctgggagggaggtgcCTATCAGGAAACCATTGGGAATCAGGACACTCCTCAAAATTAGCCCCAGAAATGAGTATTTGCCTTCatattattctaaaatttccttttgattaGGTTGTAAAGATGAGAGTTTAAATAAATGATGTCTACAAAATAAGCTATTACCcaatcattaaaaagaaaggcaaagtcacaatttgattttgttcatatacacatgcacatgcactaTGCTAAAATGTTTAATAGTATATTATCTCCAGGTGCTGAGattcaccattcattcattccttcaactaatatttatagaGCACTTTGTATATGTGGTGGTTATGATAAATTCTGGGAACATGGTAGAAAACACAGCAGGCAAAACCCCTCTTTATGGAGCTTATTTTCCAatggaaagacaaaaaagaaacaagtgaacaaaTGCAAAAAGGGCTCTCAACTGTTATCAGTGCAATGAAGTGAACCAGAAGATAAGCCTCTAGGTAAGGAGTCAAGGAAGGCTCTCCGGCAGACCCCAGCACTTATCGGAAGCCAAAAGATACAGAGAGCCAGGAACCCTGCAGAAGCCAATCGGCCAAGAGAGAGCAGACACCAAGCCCTGAGGTGGGAAACCCTGGACTTGTCCTATGAACTGAGGAAACCTAGTGAGGGTCTTTGAAACTATGGCAGTGAATTTGGATTCCAGATGAGCTTGGTCACTTTTGGCATTGAAGAGGGATAAGCTCCAACCCCGACCCTGTAGAGCTGCTTAAGCTATTTTTAGAGAATGATTTGGAGAAAGCAATGGATGATTTGGTTTTGATCTTTATACCTTTATGCACTctaagaaaattatagaaaaaaacaataaaaagtaatatttattatattatatatttcatatttaataccTGTTTCTTTGTGTGAGTGGTCCATGCTTTGGAATATTTATGAGCATGGCTTTCTTGAGAACTTCTGTAACTACAAACTTGGGCATGGGACGTAGGCAGCCCCTAGCTCACAGCAGAAGACCCCTACAAGCCTTCTACTTGACCCTTCTGGTCTAAAGTCTGACCCCCTCAGGACAGGATTTATTTCCATACAGAATGGAGTTATAGATATGTCCTGAGAGCAGATGGACTGTGGGCTAGTGGCCACGAGAATCCCCAGCAACCCCATCCCTTCATGAGATGTGATTCTTCCCACCTTGACACCACATACCCTAGCCTGAACATCCCATAGAAACATATAACTTTCTATTCCATGCCCTTGGAAATGAATCTCCAGGCCTAATTATCAGAATGACCTtgttttacaagtgaagaaattAAGATTCAGAGAAAAGGCTTGGCTGAGGTCACAAAGCAATAGGAAAAGAGGACAAGTTTCCCAAGATGCTTCCCTCACCTTCCCATGCCCAGGTCAGATGAGTATCACAGGAGTGATGGAGCCCCCAGAGCTCTCTGTGTGTCTCCATGAAAAGGGGCCCTGAGGGGTTTTCTGCTTCAGATGCCTGTGATGAGTCAGAAAGTGGCTGAAGGAAGTTGACCAACTTGAGTGGTGAAACCAGTCCATCTCCTTCAACCAGGGAAGGAGGTTGGGCTGGGGAACAATATAAAGGGCACCCTGGCCCCTGTTCAGCTCAGAACTCCACTAGAGGCCTTTGCAGCTGTCTCCACTGTGAGTCTGGTAAGTATTAGCTGAGAGGACTGGGGCTGGCACCAGGGGCATCCAGCACACTAGAATGTGGCTAGGATGGCCAGCCTGGGCAGGTGCATGGATCACTCTCAGGCTGGATTCAACTGGACTACCTGTCTTTCGAGGAGGACTCAGGTCACTGTGCTGAAGTACATATGTCATGGCATGGAAACACAGAAGAGAGAgcaatcccctcccctcctgtcccaTCTTTCCTTGGTTTGATgttttggagtgtgtgtgtgtgtgtgtgtgtgagagagagagagagagaagaggtaagATGGGGATGAGGGGGAGTACAGTCAATTTCTTCCCTGAAACTGTTTGATTTGGGCTGACCATGATTGTGCCTTCTTTAGGGGGCAGGGGTTTGAGGGAAATGCATGTAACTCTTATTGTACTGCAGAAGGGAGAATGGCAAAATGGGGAAAATCTTCTATTTGGAGAAACCCAGGCAAAGCAGAAGCTGGAAAATCCAACTTAGAAGTGCAAGACTTGAAAGAACTGGCTTCGCTCCCCAGCAACCTTCCagcccctcccctaccccatcccccaagCGCCAGGGCTGCAGCTAAACCTCTGAAGGTCATGAAAGAAACCCCTGGAGTTGAACAAGCCAATCTGCtaattttatagaggagaaatcTGAGGCCCAGCAGGATTAAGTGACCTGCTCAGAAACATACAACCTTTCAGTGGGACAACTTAAGCTGATACTATGTTGTGTGAGTAGTCCAGGGTATGTGCCATGGACCACTGATTTTCTAGGACTCAGGAGTCCTCCAGGAGTACTCCTCTTTTCCTAGGGCTTCACCTCTTCCCATCAGAACCCCAGAACTCATCTCTCCTTCTTGGTCAGTAGAGGTCAGAAGTAGGGGCAGAGGCAAGGATTAGGCAAGAAATGGCACCCAGTAACTCTGAAGACAGACCTCTTCGTTGGCTCTTTCTAGGAACAAAAGGCTCCTCCCCTTCACTCTGCTGCATCTGGGGAACACAGCCCAGAGTGGGTAGGAGAGCCCCAAcccaaggaaagagaagggatgcTGAGAAACCAGGCCCTTCTGCAGATTCTGGGGATTCAtccactccctctgccttcagTCACCCTTCTGACCCCTTCTGTTTTTCAGGTTGATCTAAAGCAGCTTCCAGGATGTCCCAGCAACACACTCTGCCAGTgaccctgcctcctgccctcaaTCAGGAACCCCTCAAGCCTGTTTCTTCTCCCATCGATACCCAGCAGGAGCAAGTGAAGCAACCAACTTCACTACCGGCCCTGTGCCAGAAGGTGCCCTCCAAGCTCCTGGGGGAGGTCCCTCTGGAGCATGGGGAGAAACACACAACTCTTGTGAAGGAGGTTCCCGAGCAACAATGTGAGCCACAGCAGCAGGAACAGCATCTGGaacagcagcaacagcagcagcaacaagaATCACAGGAGCAGGAACTGTGCCTGGaacagcagcaacagcagcagcaacaagaATCACAGGAGCAGGAACTGTGCCTGGAACAGCATCTGgaacagcagcagcaggagctACAGGAGCAGGAACAGCATCTGGAACAGCAGCAGAAAGAGTCACAGGAGCAGGAACTGCATCTGgaacagcagcagcaggagcaacAGGAGCAGGAACTGCACTTGGGACAGCATctggaagagcagaaggaggagccaaaggagcagaaaatacagcagcagcagcaagagGAACAGTGTGAGGAACATCAGGAAGCAAAAAATCTGGAGCAGCAGCTGGAGCAGGTGAAAGCACAAAGGGAGCAGCAGCAAAAGGAACAGCTGGAACAGGAAAAGAAGCTCTTGGACCAGCAACTGGATCAAGAGCTAACAAAGAGAAATGAGcaattggaaaagaaagaagagcagctGCTGGAACAGCAGGAGCAGCCGCTGGAACAGCAGGAGCAGCCACCAGAGCCAGCagagcagcaggaggggcaggtggagtGGCCTGCATTTGTCCCAGTTCCTGGCCAGGTCCAAGAGACCCAGCCAGTTCAGTCACCGAAGGGAGAAGTCTTACCCCTCACAGAGCAGCAACAGCAGAAGCAGGAGCTGTATGGCCCCCCAAAACATAAGTAAGCGCCCCCAGTATCCCAGAGGCTCTCAGGCCATCCCACACAAGTGAAGAGAGAGCCAGTGGCCTCACTAATTTCAGGTCCCCAGCCTGGGTGGCCTGCCTCATCTGTGAACCTGCCTGACCCtgtccttctgtttctttgatggggctgggggaaggggaagttATTGTTCAGCAACCACCCCTAATGAACTCGGCCCCAACCTCAGGTGGCCAAATCCTCTGCCTAAGGAGACAGTTACCATACTAACTCTGACTTCATCCCCAGTATTATAGTTGAATCTGTGAGTGTGTACAATAATACAGAATAAATCCTGGAAGTCCTTGGATCCtgtattctctttgtcttttctcctctgtctctcacCATATAAAAACCTGTGTGTGGGTCAATGGTTGCAACAGACTCTCTTGGTCAATTCCCAAAGGAGGAAAGACATCTTTAACCCTGCTCCTCAAACCACCCAATGTATTCACCAGCTCCTTAAAAGGAAACCAAACCAATACCAAACCAAAACAACTTCACTCTTGCACCTGAAAGTAAAGCTTGTCAATTGCTGATCATGAGCAGGGACAAGTTAATCTGGTTGGAGGAAGGAGGATCTGTCCACCTCAGTTCAGCACTGCCTTACACCACACACCAGGCCCAATCCTAGCCTCTGGCCAAGCTCAGTCCAGCACCTCCGGAGCTCCTCTCATCTCCTCACTTTGGGGATGGCTCTGGGAAGATACGAGGCTTTGGGGCTTTGGCTGGGTTCTGGTCCCTTCCTGGATGTTCTCTCTGTAGaatagagttcccatatactccacACCCAGTTTCtcatattattaacatttttacgTGGATATGGTTCATTTATTACAATTAACAAaacaatattgatatattaactAAGGTTCGAGATTTACTCTAATTTCCTTAGTTTTAacctaatgtctttttctgttccaggatcccacctAAGATACTCCACTATAATTAGTCATCTTGTCTCCTAGGCTCCTCATGACTAACAGTGTCTCAGACTTCCATTGTTTTTGGTGACATTGACCATTTTGACGGAGTACAGATGAGCTATTTTGTAGACtctctcaatttgggtttgtctgatgtttctctTATGATTAGACTGAAGTTGTGggtttttaagagaaaaagtacAGAGGCAAAGTTCCACTGTCATCACATTATATGAAAAGTACATACTCCTAACATGATTTATCACTTTGATCTCCTGACTGATGTAGTGTGTGTCAGGTTTTCCCACTGTAAAGTTAAATGCTCCTCAGCCTACCCCTCATCTCCCATCTTTCTATAGTGTGTTGTTTGGAAGGAGGTCACCGTGTGAAGTGGGGAGTAAGCTCCCTGTCATTGAGGGTGAAGTATCAACATAAATTATCTGGAATTTTCTGTATAGGAAATTCATCTCTTCCTTCtcactatttgtttatttgtttatatgtttaatcacttatttatatcagtgtggactcatgaatatttattttatattttgggctATAATccaatagttatttatttattttcttttttattatggtaaaacacacataatataaaaattactatcTTAATAATTATACAGTTAAATAGTATtgagaacatttattttgttgtgCAACTGCccgtctccagaactctttcatcttgcaaaaccgAAATTCTGTACCATTGCAACaatggcaaccaccattctcctttcttgatttctttttgtctttttatgggaggaggaggggcaaagggttAACCCATCCTTCCAGTCCCCTCccctcaagcaaccctcagttggtttcctataAGAGTCTCttgactttggggagggtatatgctatggtgagcgctgtgaattgtgtaagactgatgaatcacagacctgtacctctgaaacaaataatacattatatgtttaaaaaaagaaaaaaaaaaagaagatagtaggaagggaaaaaatgaaggaggggaaatcagagggggagacgaaccatgagagactatggactctgaaaaaaataaaaaaagagtctcttatgatttgtctccctctctgatttcatcttgttttatttttccctcccttcctttatgtgcctctgttttgtttcttaaattgcacatatgagtgaaatcatatgataattgtctttctctgattgatttaatttgctcagcataataccctttagttccaaccacatcattgcaaatggcaagatttcatttttttgatggctgagtattatgCTGTTgtgtatatttcttctttatccattcatctgttgatggccatctaggctctttccacagtttggctattgtggacattgctgctataaacattggggtgaaagtgccccttcagatcactacatttttatctttggggtaaatatctagtagtgcagttgctgggtcctagggtagctctatttccaacttcttgaggaacctccatactgttttccagagtggctgcaccagcttgcattcccaccagcagtgtaagagggttcccctttctccacagcctcaccaacatctgtcatttcctgacttgttaattttagccatcctgactggtgtgaggtggggttttgatttgtatttccctgatgctgagtgatgttgagcattttttcatttgtctatcggccatttggatgtcttctttgcagaaatatctattcatgtcttctgcccatttcttgactggattatttgttctttgggtgttgagtttgataagttctttatagattttggatactaaccctttatctgacaaaacatttgcaaaaatctgggagagagagaatcttaagcaggctccatgcccagcacagagcctgatgcagggctcgatctcacaaccctgagatcatgacctgaggtgaaatcgagagtcagattgagccacccagttgccccatgacttctttttgtgttttcaaaaaatctttcctttcccctcagaTGTGAGCCTctggtaatcaccattctactctctaaGTTCAGCTTTTTTGGTCATGAATAAGTAACTATGTATTAAGCtagataatatacatataattatgcATCACATTATATATCACtaaatatgatataatataatataataattaatataatataaatgtatatcacatttttttatccattcatctgttgacatttagattgtttccatatcttggttactgtgaataatgctgcagtgaacatggtaGTGCAGATGTCTCTTCaggtactgatttcatttcctttgggtatatacacAGAAATAGGATTGCTTgaccatatggtagttttatttttaatttttggaggaccctccatattattttccataaaggCTGTGTcagtttacatttctaccaaaagTGTATAGTGgttgccttttctccacatccttgccaacacttgttaccttttgactttttttaatagctattctaatgggtgtgaggtgatatctcatcatggtttctttttcttttaattaattttttttgttttatttttttaatttaaattttagttagttaacatataatgtaatattggtttcagaagcagaatttagtgattcatcacttacatataacatccagtgctcatcaaaacaagtgccctccttagtacccatcacctatttagcccatcccccactcacctccctccatcaaccctcagtttgttctctatcattaagagtctcttatacttcatatctgggctctctattttgttccattggtctatgtgtctgtttttgtgccagtaccatgctgtcttgatgatcacagctttgtaatatagcttgaaatcagggaacgtgatgcccccagctttgtttttctttttcaacatttccttgggaattcagggtcttttctgattccatacaaattttaggactgtctGTTCCAGccctttgaaaaatgctgttggtattttgatcagaatggcgttgaaggtatagaatgctctgggcagcatagacatgttaacagtgtttattcttctgatccatgagtatggaatgtttttccatctttttgtgtcttcttcaatttctttcatgagtgttctgtagttcctagagtatagatcctttacttctttggttaggtttattctgaggtatcttatggtttttggtgctattgtaaatggaatcatttctcaaatttctttctacagttgcattgttggtgtataagaaagcaactgaggtgattaacatgacataataaataaataaataaataaataaataaataaataaataaataagcaagcaactgatttctatgcactGATTTTGTaacctgccacattactgaattgctgtatgagttctagtaatttgggggtggagtattttggattttccacataaagtatcatgttgtctgtgaagagagagagtttgacttcttcttggtcaatctgaataccttttatttctttttgttgtctgattgctgttgctaggacttctactactatgttaacaatagtggtgagagtgggcattcttacgtgttcctgatcttgagggaaaggctttcagcttttccccattgaggatgatattcgctgtgggtttttcatagatggattttatgaacttgaggaatgttccctctatccttatactctgaagagttttaatcaagaaaggatgctatattttgtcaaatgctttttctgagaggaccatatcgttcttcttcctcctcttattaatgtgttctaccacattgattgatttgcaaatgttgaaccacacttgcatcctgggaataaatcccacttggtcgtggtggatgatccttttaatgtattgttggatcctattagctaggattttgttgaggattttggaatccgtattcatcagggatatcggtctgaaattctcctttttgatggggtctttgcctggtttggggattaaggtaatgttggcaTCATAGAaagagtctggaagctttccttctgtttctattttttgaaacagcttcaagagaataggtactatttcttctttgaatatttggtagtattccccagggaatccatcaggccctggactcttgttttgggggtggtttttgatcactgcttcaatctcgttactggttattggcctattcaggttgtcaatttcttcctgtttcagtcttggcagcttatagctttcaggaaggcctccatttcatccagattgctcagtgtattggcatatagttgttgataataatttctaataattgtttctatttccttggtgttagtcgtgatctcttccctttcattcataattttattaatttgggtcctttctcttttcttttggataagtctggccagtggtttatcgatcttattaattctttcaaagaaccaccttctagtttcattgatctgatctactgtgtgcctggtttcattgacttctgctctaattttaattatatctcttctaatgtgtggcttaggcatcgtttgttgctttttctctagttctttaaggtgtagagttagttggtgaatttgggatttttctatatttttgagtgaggcttggatggctatgtatttcccccttaggaccgccttt
This genomic window contains:
- the IVL gene encoding involucrin, with the protein product MSQQHTLPVTLPPALNQEPLKPVSSPIDTQQEQVKQPTSLPALCQKVPSKLLGEVPLEHGEKHTTLVKEVPEQQCEPQQQEQHLEQQQQQQQQESQEQELCLEQQQQQQQQESQEQELCLEQHLEQQQQELQEQEQHLEQQQKESQEQELHLEQQQQEQQEQELHLGQHLEEQKEEPKEQKIQQQQQEEQCEEHQEAKNLEQQLEQVKAQREQQQKEQLEQEKKLLDQQLDQELTKRNEQLEKKEEQLLEQQEQPLEQQEQPPEPAEQQEGQVEWPAFVPVPGQVQETQPVQSPKGEVLPLTEQQQQKQELYGPPKHK